From the Acidilutibacter cellobiosedens genome, one window contains:
- the rpsO gene encoding 30S ribosomal protein S15 encodes MSMSKEQKKQIIDEYKLHDLDTGSPEVQIAILTNRINSLNEHLKLHKKDHHSRRGLLKMVGQRRGLLNYLQKTDIERYRSLIAKLGIRG; translated from the coding sequence ATGTCGATGAGTAAGGAACAGAAAAAACAAATTATTGATGAGTATAAATTACATGATTTGGATACCGGATCACCGGAAGTTCAAATTGCAATTCTTACAAATAGAATTAATTCTTTAAATGAGCATTTGAAATTGCACAAGAAAGACCATCACTCAAGAAGAGGATTGCTGAAAATGGTTGGGCAGAGAAGGGGATTACTTAATTATCTTCAAAAGACAGATATTGAAAGATATCGTAGTCTTATTGCAAAGTTGGGCATAAGAGGCTAA